The Gemmatimonas aurantiaca genomic sequence GTCGGCGATCCCGCCCACCATGGCTGCCTCGGCGAAGGCGCGCACGAACCCGAGCCAGGTGTATCGCGCCTCCAGCATCCGTGCGATCAGAAACAGCACGGCCACGGCCACCAACATGATGATGGCCACCCGCTTCATCTGCACCAGACGAACGCGACGGATCTCGTCGTCGGGTGTGATCCGCAGCGCGACCGGAAGCTCCTGGGGAACCGACTGGTCAGGAACCGTGGGCGATGTCACCACCGTGTGCCCACCACGTCAACGCTGGACGGTGATGCGCACCGGATCGATCGGTGCGGCGGAACGGGCGGGGTAGTCCATGAACAGCACTACGGGCTTGCCGTTCACCTGTTCCAACTGCAGGGTCACCGTACGGGCGGCCCGCCTGGGCGTGGCGGGCGCGTCGATGCGCCGGGTGGTTGCTCCGGGCGCGATGGTGGGCTTGCCCAGTTCATACCGACGGCGTGCGGCGTCGCCCATGACATCGAGGAAGTCGGCTGCATCGACCGCCGAGTCCCATACAGACGCCCACACCAGGGCGTCGCCATCGGCGGTGCGCACGAGCGCGAACCGGTCGCCGTCCCAGCCACCGGCGGCGCGGCGCGCGAGGTCGTCGTTCCTGATGTGCTGCGACAGGGCCAGCCGCGTTTCGAATTCACCGAACGTGTTGGTGAACACCACCGTTCCCGCTCGCGGAGCCGGGAGCGTGACCGTCACCGGCACATCACGCTCGGCGGGCGTCGCGGTGAAATACGCCGCATCGCTCAGGATCTGCTTCGTGCTCACCGGCAGGTCGGTGAGCAGTTCCTTCTCGGGACGCTGGTTGATGAACCGGCGCACGAAGTCCGCGCCACCGAGATAGGGGAACAACAACCCCTCGCGCACCGTGCGCGGCGCCGACGCGAACACCGGCATGCCGACCGAGCCGTCACGGATCAGATCGCGGATACGATCCCATCCACCGGGCATCTTGAGCATCGGGCTCGCATTGGGATCCACGCGGAGTTGCATGAACACCGCCTGCCCTTCGAGCACGGCCTGCGCGGCCACCTGTCGATCGGCGTCGTCGGCCTGCGCCTGAATGGAATCGATCTTCACGTACTGGTCCTGCAGCGCATGCACGAGTTCGTGCGCCACGGTCTGATCGATCAGCGCGGTGGGCGCCCCTTCCACGACGTACAGCACCTTGGTGGCCGGATCGTAGTATCCCACGATCTGCTCCTCGAGCAGGCGCTGCAGCAGCGGCGCGAGTTGCAGCGTGTCGGGAATGAGTCCGAGAATGCGATAGACACCTTCCTGCCCCGCGATCTGCTGCTGTCCGCGTTCACTTTCCAGCTGATGCCGGACGAATTTCGCGACCTCGTCGCGTGAGCGCATTTCGAGCTTGGGCGGCGTCTTGAACGGCAGTCTCATTTCCTGCTCGATGCGCGGCACGTACTTCGCGACGAGATCGGCATAGGGGCCATCCCCGGCGGGTTTGTCACCGCAGGCCGAGAGGGCCAGTGCGGTCAGCGACGCGGTCAACGACGCGGCGAGAAGCCGGCGGGCACGTGTCGCATGGCCACCCGGCATCCGGAGACGCGGGAACGGGAAGGACGAAGACGTTTTCGACGACATGGGCAACCGCGGGTACGACGTGGATACGGCTCGGAATACAGCTCGGGTACGGCCTGGATACGACCGGGAGAGGCCTCAGGCGGGGAACGCGCGCTGCATGTACCACGTGATCAGCGCATCACCCCAAAGCAAGACCAGCATCGCGGCCGGCGCAAGGAATACCCCGAATGGTACATCGGGGAAGGCAAAGGGTTCATTGCGACGCGCACTGCGGATCTTCACGATGGGTCCGACGATCACGAGAAACACCACGGCGCCCACGAATGCCCCCACGATGATGGTGAGCAGCGAGCGTTCGGCGCCCACGGCGGCGCCCACCACCGCCATCAGTGTGGTATCACCGAACCCCATGGCTTCGCGTTTCATCACGACCTCGGCGAGCCATCCGATCAGCGTGATGGCACCCGCGCCCACGCAGGCGCCCAGAATGGCCGGCCAGGCGGAGGCAAAACGGGTGGACTCCTGCAGGAAGAAGTTCGCGATGGCGAACCCCAGCATCAGCACGAGACCGGAGACGGTGAATCCATCCGGAATGAGGTAGTGCTTCGCATCGGTCACCGCGATGCCGAAGAGGATGGTGCCGAACACCGCCACCCGCACGGCTTCGAAGGACATGCCGAAGGCGTACACACTGGCCACCCAGCCCAGTCCCACGAGCAACTCCACCAGGGGATATTGCATGGAGATGGGCAGCGCACATCCGCGGCATTTGCCGCGCAGCAGCAGCCAGCTCACCAACGGAATGTTCTCGTGCCACTGGATAGGCCGTTCGCAGCGCGGGCAGCGTGAACGGGGCCGCACCACGCTCAGCTCCAGCGGCCAGCGCGAAATGCAGACGTTCAGGAACGAGCCGATCGCGGCGCCCAGAACGAAGACGGGCACCAGGATGAGCAGCTGATCGAACAACGGGAGTGCGTGGAGCAATCCTGCCGTGAGCGGACCGGTGTAATCGATATCGGCGACCATGTGTTCAGGACGAACCAGAGGGGCCGGTCGCCACGGGTTCTCCGCGTTGTCCTTCCCGCAGACCATGCAGCAGGATGCCGGTGGCCACGCCCACATTGAGCGATTCCACTTCGGGGGCCATGGCGATGGCCACCCGGCGGGTGACGGCGCTCGCCACCTCGGGCGACAGCCCTGCCCCTTCATTGCTCACGACGAGCGCCACACGATCGGGAATGCCCGCGCGGAGCATCTCCTCCAGGGGCTGGCCGTCCGTGTCGGCCGCGAGGATCCCGAATCCCTGAGCGGCAAGGGCCGCGGCGCACTCCGCCCAGGACATCGCCAGTGCCGGATGCTGGAACAGGGCGCCCATGCTGCCCCGCACGACCTTGGCGTTCCAGAGGTCCACCGTGCCAGGCAGGGCGATCGTGGCGGTGACTTCCAGCGCCGCCGCGGTCCTGATGACGGTACCCACGTTTCCGGGGTCCTGCAGGGCGTCCAGGATGAGCAGACGGGCCTGGCGCGGCATGGGGTCCGGCAGGCGACGGGTGGGGATCTCCGCCACCGCCAGCACGCCCTGCGGGGACTCCGTATCGGCCGCGCTCAGCAGTTCGCTCTCCGTGACCTCCAGCACGGGAATCCCCCGCGCCCGCGCCTCGGTCAGGAGACGCGCACGACGGGCGTCCGACGCGCCATCGGGACTGGCCAGCATGCCGGTGATCGCCAGGGGCGATGCCAGCAGGGTCTCCACCGCGCGCACGCCCTCGGCCACGAAACGCTGCTGGCGCTCGCGGCCCTTTCGGCGCTGCAGATCACGGGCAAGGGTCAGTAGCTTCACGACGTCCGGGTTGGAGCTGGCGGAGGCATGGCAGTACGGCGCAAACGATGGCGATCCGGGTAGTATCTGCCAGCACCTGTGAGTACCGGTAGGTACCAGCAAGTATCTGCAGACCCGACCGCTTCCACAACCGCATGAACGTACGGCGCAATCATATGGTCCTCTCGAGACGCCTTGGAGCACGTCTGGCCGGCACGTCACTGGCCGCCATCGTGCTGCTGTTCGGAGCCTGTGTGCCCAACACGAGTCAGGAAGTGGCCATGGGCAACGACTACGCGCAGCAGGTCGAGCGCGAACTGCCCATGGTCCGCGATCCCGAAGTCGTGCGGTACATCAACGTGCTCGGCGATTCCATCGCGCGCGTGGTGGACGACCGGAGTCTGACCTGGCGCTTCAACGTCGTGGATCAGAGCGACATCAACGCGTTCGCCGTGCCCGGTGGTCACATCTACGTCAATCGTGGGCTGATCGAGAAGACCACCAACATGTCCGAACTGGCCGGCGTGATCGGTCATGAAATCGCGCACGTCACGCAGCGTCACAGCATGAAGCAGATGGCCGCCGCGCAGCGGGCCAACGCCGGACTCAGCATCGGCTGCATTCTGGCACCGTCCTTCTGTCAGGGTGCCGCCGGCGCGGGTGTGCAGGTCCTGGCGCAGGCGGGCTTTGCGAAGTTCAGCCGTGATGACGAAGCCGAAGCCGATCGTTATGGCGTGAAGTACGTGACGCGGGCGGGTATCGACCCGCGGGGCATGCCGAGCATGTTCCGCATCCTGCTCGCCGAGCGCCAGCGCAATCCCTCGGGGGTGGAAGGGTTCTTCTCGTCACATCCGGTGGAGGAGAGCCGCATCGAAGCCACCGAAAAGGAGATCGAGAAGATCGACCCGGTGATTCTCAAGTCCCTCACGCGCGATTCACCGGCCTTTCAGGCCTTCAAGCGGCGGCTGGCCAGTTTGCCGCATACGCAGACGGGGCGGTAGTCGGATCCCCATAGACTCGAGGTGATCTACTGGCTGTGCGGGGCCGCCTGCGGCGGCGATACCCGCAGGATGAATAGCCGGATAAAAGCAGGATTTGTCCCGTGCGGGCGACGAGGACATCGCGCTGGGGACAGGTGGATTTTTTGAAATGAACTACGGAGACAACCGTCGCGCGGTTGGGCCCGTTCTTCTCCCGCAGTTCAATTCAAAAAACTGCCTGTCCGACACGCGACATCACCTGCTCCCGGCATAGGACTATCCTGCTTTTATCCTGCTTTTATCCCGCTGTTCATCCTGCGGGTATCGCGCCCGCAGGGCGCCCACACAATCTGGCCAGCGCTCCCCAAGTGAGAGTCTCCCACGCGAGCCCGTCAGCCCCCATCCGGCAGCCGCCGCACGAACTCCGTGATCAGCGACTCGAAGCGCCCCGCCACGGCGCGGCCCGCGTCCATGACTTCGGCATGTGACAATGCCTGATGCGAAAGACCGGCCGCCTTGTTGGTGATGCAGGAAACGGCAACCGCACGCATGCCCACGGCGCGGGCGACGATCACTTCGGGCACCGTCGACATGCCCACCGCATCCACACCCAGCCGCTCGAGCATGCGCACCTCCGCGGGCGTTTCGTAGGTGGGGCCCAGCAGTCCGCAGTACACGCCCTCGTGCAGCGGCACCCCCACCTGCTGCGCCGCAGTGCGCATGAGCGCGCGCAGTCCCCGGTCGTAGGGATCGGACATGTCGGGGAAACGCTCGTCGCCGGGCTCGGGACGGCCAATGAGCGGATTGCGGTACATGAGATTCATGTGATCGGCGATCAGCATCAGATCCCCCGGTTCGAACGTGCGACGCACACCGCCGGCCGCGTTCGACGCGATGTACACCGGCGCGCCCAGCGCATGCAGCACACGCACGGGGAACGCGGCGAGTGCCGCATCGTGCCCCTCGTACATGTGGAAACGCCCTGCCAGCGCGACCACGGGCCGATCGGCCAGCGTGCCCACCAGCAACTGCCCCGCGTGTCCCGCCACCGTCGCCGTGGGGAATCCCGGGATGTGCGAGAACGGAATGCGCACCGCGTCCACGATATGTTCGGCCAGGCCGCCAAGCCCCGAACCGAGCACGATACCACACACCGGAGGCCGCAGCGGGTGCGACATCGCGTCGCCGGCACGCTGGCGGATGTAGTCGGCCGCGATACGCGCCGCGCCCGCGCCCATGGCTGGCGGACGGGATTCGTGCAGCGCCGTTTCGAACACACGGGCATTCATGCACCGACTCCCTGGGACGCGGTCGGATGCGCAACGAAGACGGACGACGCATTCTGCATCCACAGGTCGAGATCGCGCACAGCGTCACGACGCAATCGCTGACGATCGGCCCACGGCAGAAAAGACGCATCGAAGGCATTGAGGGCCAGCGATGCGATCGTGCCGGCATCGAAACGCAGCTGCGTCACGCAGTGCCGGAATTCGTCGCTCAACGACACCCCGCTCATGAGCCGGTTGTCGGTATTGATGGTCACCACGGCGCCGAGCGCCACATACCGCGCCAACGGATGCTCCGCGAACGTGTGCGCGACCCGCGTCTGCACGTTGCTGGTCGGACATACTTCCAGGGGGATGCGGCGATCGACCACATACGATTCGAGCGTCGCATCTTCCTGCAGACGGGTTCCATGCCCGATACGATCGGTGGCGCAGCGATGGACCGCCTCGGCAATCGAAGTCGCGCCATCACCTTCGCCCGCGTGCACCGTGACGGCCAGATTGGCATTGCGCGCAAAATCGAAAGCCTGGGCATGCACATGCGCCGGATTGCCCAACTCGCCACCCGCCAGATCGAATGCCACCACCCCGCGGTCCCGGTACGCCACCGCCAACTCGGCCATCTCCATCGCATGTGGCCACGGGAAACTGCGCAGCGCACAGACGATCACGCGGGCCACCGTGCCCGATTCGCGTTCGCCCCGGGAAAGCCCCCGCAACACCGCGTCCATCACCTCGTCCACACGCAGCCCTTCCCGCGTGTTGAGTGCCGGGCAGAAACGGGCCTCGATGTATCGCACTCCGTCCAGCGCGGCATCGACGACGAACTCGTAGGCCACGCGCTCCAGTTCGGCGACGGTCTGCATGACGGCCAGTGTGACGTCGAACCGGGCCAGATATTCTTCGAGATTGCGCGCATCGTCCACGCGCATCCACGATGCCAGCGCGTCGGGTGTGGCCGCCGGCAGCGTGATGCCGCGTGCGGCCGACAGTTCCATCAATGTGGACGACCGCAGCGATCCATCCAGATGACAGTGCAACTCGGCCTTGGGCAACCGGCGGATCAGCTCCGCCAGCGTGGTGTCGTCGATGTTTATGTCTGATAGACTCATGTCGGAACGCCCGCGTCGTCCGCACCCACCCGCTGCCGTACCGGAACAACGCGATAAATCGCGCCATTCACGAGTGGCTCCTGCGCCGCCACGGGCAGTCCGCGACTGTCGGTGAGCTGCGCCGTTCCGGCCTCGATTTCCGCGGCCAGATCCGCTCGCAATGCCCGCACGGCGTCGAGCGCGACCGAACCCGATGGAACGCTCACGCCGCGTTCGTTCACGAAGGCGCGGATCTCCCGGCCGGTCGTATCGATGGTATCGGTCATCAGCGGGCACCCGGTGAAACGGAACGGATACGCACGGTGCTATCGGCCTGCACCGGCTGCGGTTGACGTCGCAGATACTCGGCCAGGGCATCGCTGTCCTGGATGGGCAGGTATTCCACCGAAACCGCCGTCTTCTGCAGATCCAGATAGAGATCGTCGATCATGAAATCGTTCATGACCACGCTGTAGATGCGATCGGGAACGATCGCGGCACCGTTGGCTGCGGTCAGACGCGTGATACGCTGCCCGTCGGGCTTGGTCGCATCGTATTCGATGAGCAATCCGCTCACGTGCGCGTCGGGCGCGTTGCGCGCGAACGTGCGCTCCATCATGGGTTTGAGATCGCGGCCACGGACGCGCATGCGCACCAGCATGTTCCCGAAGGGACTGATCCGATGCACCCCTCCGAACGCGATCGGTCCCGCCCGCACGTCCACACGAATGCCGCCGTTGTTCATCATGCCGATATCGCCGGCACCGATGGTACGCACGGCATCGGCGATGAGGTTGCCGAGGGGATACTGATTGCCCGTGCGACGCAGATCGGCGGCGATGGTGGCCACGGGCTGCTGTTCCTTGGCCTCCGAGCGCGCCGATGCCACCCGCACGATGGAATCCACCGACGGCTCGGCGCCCTCCGTCACATTGCCGCGCACGGGACGGATTTCCGTGCGCGCCGCACCGCCACCCACCGGCAGATCGACCACGACGATGCCGCGTCCGCTCGACGTAGGCTCCACGGCCGGCATGCCATCGAAGTCGAACGCGAGGTTCACGTGCGCGTGTCCCATCACGTACACATCGGGACGTTCGGCGCCCAGCGCCGCGACACGCCGTCCCAGCGCGATGCCCTCCCCTTCACACACCGTGGGCCGATCGCGCTCGCACCGTCCCCCGTCATGAACGACGAAGATGATCACCTGCGCGCCGGCCGCGCGCAGCGCGCGGGCCCGCTCCCGATACACCGGAAGCGGATCGAGGAAGGTCAGCCCCTCCACCTTGCGGCGACTGGCGCTGGTCGACGTGTGCGTGCCCGCCGCGCCCACGATGCCGATGCGGATGCCGCCGCGCTGCACCATCGTGTCGGCGCGCAGCCACGAAGGCATCTGCCCATCGGGGCCACGGACATTGGCGCCGAGCACCCGGTAGCGGAGCTCCCGCAGACGCACGCGCAGGGTGTCCTGGCCCAGATCGAACTCGTGATTGCCCAGTGCCCCCGCGGCGATATCGAACCGGTTCACCACGCCCACCGTGGGCCGTCCCGAATCCCAGTCGGATGCCGGCGTGCCAGTGAACAGATCGCCGGCATCGATGATGACGTTCTCACAGGCCGGCGCGACACACTCCCCCTGCGCCTTGCGCAAGGCGGCGGACAGCGCCACGGCACCACCCATGGGGCTGCCGCCCTCGACACGGGGCGCCAGTTGCGCGTGAAAATCGCTCATCGCGATGACACGCAACGTCCGCTGACCGGGTGTGGTGCTGACGGTCGATGCGGAGGCCCGACCTGTGGCCTCGGCGCGGCGCCCACGCTGCTGCTCACGCATGATGGCTTCGCGCGCCGCGGCCGGCTCGATGGTCCAGTTGGCCGTGAAGTACTGGGCCGGCTCGATCTGCTTCACCCGCTCGATTTCCGCGATGACGAGTTGACGGATATCGGTGTCCCGCTCGTAGATCACGGGCGCATCGGCCAGCATCGCGTACGCACCGCCGCCCGACTGCCGGTAATTGTTCACCGCCATGGTGAACGTATCGCCGGGCTGCACGTCGCGCCCCTGATACTGCAGGCGCGTCACGCGCTGTCCCACGGGCTGCCGCAGGTCGAGCACGTAGTCGACACCGGCCAGCATGTCGAAGTTGTAGCCAGCCACCGCCGGATCGATGATCCCATTGGCGGGAGGCTGCCCGTCCGGGCCCAGGGAGCGGTAGTAACGCGCCGAGTGCTCGAGGTAGGCCCGGATCTGCGCCCCCGTGACCCGCACGGCCCGCAGCGTATTGTCGTACGGATAGAGCCGCGCGATCATGGCCCGCGTGATGTCACCGGCCGGCAACGTGGCGTCCAGTGAGAACACCGACACCGCGGCGAGATCCGACTTGGTTTCGCGTCGCATCACCTCGGCCACCAGATCCATGAGCGGCACATCGGTCACCCGCGCACTGTCGGACCGCCATGCCACCGACGTGCGGCCCACCACCGTCTGCACCCAGGTGCGGGCGGTCTCGTGTGTCCGCGCGAACGCGGCCAGGATCGCGGGTGACTCCTTGTGTCCCGTGACCAGCACCCGTTCCCCGCGCTTGGCGACCACGGTCCACTTGCCCTTGGTCTTTTCCAGCGTGAGGGTGCCCACTCCCACCGAACCGGCCCAGTTCCGCGGCTGCATCACCAGCGCGCCGCCGATGGTGGTGTCCACCACTTCCCGATGGGAGTGGCCGAACACCACCACGTCCACGCCCGGGATCTCCCGCGGGATGCGTCCCGCCACATTCTCCGACGGCAAGCCGGTGGCCACGCTGTCGTACGTGGCCGGCTCCCCCAGTCCCGAGTGCAGCAGCACGACGACGACGTCGGCCTTGCGACGTCGCGCCTCGGCCACCGAGGCCTTCACGGCGGGGACGATGTCGGACACCGTCACACCGGCCTGCTGCAGATTGTCGCGGTCCCACACCATCGATCCGGGGGTGGTCCCGCCTACGATGGCGATACGCACACCGGCCCGTGTCACCATGGCCAGTGGGGCGACGAACCGGCGGCCATCGGTGTAGTGCACGTTCGCGGCCACGAACGGGAATCCGGCCTGGGCGATGGCGCGTTTCAGCAACGGCACGCCGTAGTTGAATTCGTGATTGCCCAGCACGGCCGCGTCGTAGCGCATCACGTTCATGGCGGCGATCACCGGATGCACCGGTGGAGGCGCCACCCGCGCGGCCACATACGTCAGCGGGTTGCCCTGCAGAATGTCACCGGCCTCCACCAGCACCACCCGTCCGGGATTGGCGCCACGGACCGAGTCGATGATCGTGGCCGCGGACGCCAGCGAGTGCGTAGGGTCGGGCGCGCCGGCGTAGTAGTCCCAGCCACGCAGGCGACCGTGCACATCGGTGGTGGAGGCGATGACCAGATCCACCTTGGTCTGGGCGCCGGCGGGAGACGGGAGCGCGGCGGGGGCGATCGCGCCCAGGGTCGTCGCCAGGGCCAGGAGCGCCGACCGTCGGCGGACCACGCATTGGAGACCTGCAGGCAGTTGTTCCATAGGGGAATGCTAGTCGCTCCTCCCCGCCCTTTGGAGGGGCAGATGACCCGGGTACCCTGCCACGCTTGCCGGGCCCCCGGCCCGTCCGCGAACTTTCGGGATGGCATACATCGGTACCGGATCGCCGATACAGGGTCGTTACACGGTCGTGGCGATCCGGACACGACGCCTGGGCAGGTTGGTTGCTGTGTCACGCACGATCCCGCAGGTCCGTACATGAAACCGCTCATCATCGGCATTGCGGGAGGCACCGGCTCCGGAAAGTCCACGGTGGCGCGCAAAGTGGCCGAAGCGCTTCCCGGCGCCTCGGTCGCGTTCATCGAGATGGACGCGTACTACCGCGATTTCCGGCACCTCACACTGGAGCAACTGCATCAGGTGAACTGGGACCACCCCGACGCGTTCGATGTGGAATTGCTGTCCGAGCACATCGCGACGCTCGCCGGTGGCGAGGCGGTGGACATGCCGCACTACGAGTTCGCCACGCACTCCCGCAGTGCGTATACCAGACGGATCGAACCCGCGGATGTGGTGGTGATCGACGGCATCCTGCTGCTTGCCGACGCGAACATCCGGGCCCAGTGTGAAGTGAAGGTCTTTGTGGATGCCGATCCCGACATCCGCCTCATCCGGCGCATTCGCCGCGATACGGCGGTGCGCGGGCGGTCGCTGGAGTCGGTGCTCGACCAGTATCTCACGACCGTGCAACCCATGCATCTCCAGTTCGTGGAGCCCAGCAAGCGTTACGCGGATGTGATCGTCCCCCGAGGGGGAAGCAACACCGTCG encodes the following:
- a CDS encoding M48 family metallopeptidase, which encodes MVLSRRLGARLAGTSLAAIVLLFGACVPNTSQEVAMGNDYAQQVERELPMVRDPEVVRYINVLGDSIARVVDDRSLTWRFNVVDQSDINAFAVPGGHIYVNRGLIEKTTNMSELAGVIGHEIAHVTQRHSMKQMAAAQRANAGLSIGCILAPSFCQGAAGAGVQVLAQAGFAKFSRDDEAEADRYGVKYVTRAGIDPRGMPSMFRILLAERQRNPSGVEGFFSSHPVEESRIEATEKEIEKIDPVILKSLTRDSPAFQAFKRRLASLPHTQTGR
- the udk gene encoding uridine kinase, translating into MKPLIIGIAGGTGSGKSTVARKVAEALPGASVAFIEMDAYYRDFRHLTLEQLHQVNWDHPDAFDVELLSEHIATLAGGEAVDMPHYEFATHSRSAYTRRIEPADVVVIDGILLLADANIRAQCEVKVFVDADPDIRLIRRIRRDTAVRGRSLESVLDQYLTTVQPMHLQFVEPSKRYADVIVPRGGSNTVAIEMIVAKIQRRLLQRAAVIATSSASPAVSGST
- a CDS encoding 5'-nucleotidase C-terminal domain-containing protein, yielding MEQLPAGLQCVVRRRSALLALATTLGAIAPAALPSPAGAQTKVDLVIASTTDVHGRLRGWDYYAGAPDPTHSLASAATIIDSVRGANPGRVVLVEAGDILQGNPLTYVAARVAPPPVHPVIAAMNVMRYDAAVLGNHEFNYGVPLLKRAIAQAGFPFVAANVHYTDGRRFVAPLAMVTRAGVRIAIVGGTTPGSMVWDRDNLQQAGVTVSDIVPAVKASVAEARRRKADVVVVLLHSGLGEPATYDSVATGLPSENVAGRIPREIPGVDVVVFGHSHREVVDTTIGGALVMQPRNWAGSVGVGTLTLEKTKGKWTVVAKRGERVLVTGHKESPAILAAFARTHETARTWVQTVVGRTSVAWRSDSARVTDVPLMDLVAEVMRRETKSDLAAVSVFSLDATLPAGDITRAMIARLYPYDNTLRAVRVTGAQIRAYLEHSARYYRSLGPDGQPPANGIIDPAVAGYNFDMLAGVDYVLDLRQPVGQRVTRLQYQGRDVQPGDTFTMAVNNYRQSGGGAYAMLADAPVIYERDTDIRQLVIAEIERVKQIEPAQYFTANWTIEPAAAREAIMREQQRGRRAEATGRASASTVSTTPGQRTLRVIAMSDFHAQLAPRVEGGSPMGGAVALSAALRKAQGECVAPACENVIIDAGDLFTGTPASDWDSGRPTVGVVNRFDIAAGALGNHEFDLGQDTLRVRLRELRYRVLGANVRGPDGQMPSWLRADTMVQRGGIRIGIVGAAGTHTSTSASRRKVEGLTFLDPLPVYRERARALRAAGAQVIIFVVHDGGRCERDRPTVCEGEGIALGRRVAALGAERPDVYVMGHAHVNLAFDFDGMPAVEPTSSGRGIVVVDLPVGGGAARTEIRPVRGNVTEGAEPSVDSIVRVASARSEAKEQQPVATIAADLRRTGNQYPLGNLIADAVRTIGAGDIGMMNNGGIRVDVRAGPIAFGGVHRISPFGNMLVRMRVRGRDLKPMMERTFARNAPDAHVSGLLIEYDATKPDGQRITRLTAANGAAIVPDRIYSVVMNDFMIDDLYLDLQKTAVSVEYLPIQDSDALAEYLRRQPQPVQADSTVRIRSVSPGAR
- a CDS encoding RNA methyltransferase → MKLLTLARDLQRRKGRERQQRFVAEGVRAVETLLASPLAITGMLASPDGASDARRARLLTEARARGIPVLEVTESELLSAADTESPQGVLAVAEIPTRRLPDPMPRQARLLILDALQDPGNVGTVIRTAAALEVTATIALPGTVDLWNAKVVRGSMGALFQHPALAMSWAECAAALAAQGFGILAADTDGQPLEEMLRAGIPDRVALVVSNEGAGLSPEVASAVTRRVAIAMAPEVESLNVGVATGILLHGLREGQRGEPVATGPSGSS
- a CDS encoding prepilin peptidase is translated as MVADIDYTGPLTAGLLHALPLFDQLLILVPVFVLGAAIGSFLNVCISRWPLELSVVRPRSRCPRCERPIQWHENIPLVSWLLLRGKCRGCALPISMQYPLVELLVGLGWVASVYAFGMSFEAVRVAVFGTILFGIAVTDAKHYLIPDGFTVSGLVLMLGFAIANFFLQESTRFASAWPAILGACVGAGAITLIGWLAEVVMKREAMGFGDTTLMAVVGAAVGAERSLLTIIVGAFVGAVVFLVIVGPIVKIRSARRNEPFAFPDVPFGVFLAPAAMLVLLWGDALITWYMQRAFPA
- a CDS encoding purine-nucleoside phosphorylase; this encodes MNARVFETALHESRPPAMGAGAARIAADYIRQRAGDAMSHPLRPPVCGIVLGSGLGGLAEHIVDAVRIPFSHIPGFPTATVAGHAGQLLVGTLADRPVVALAGRFHMYEGHDAALAAFPVRVLHALGAPVYIASNAAGGVRRTFEPGDLMLIADHMNLMYRNPLIGRPEPGDERFPDMSDPYDRGLRALMRTAAQQVGVPLHEGVYCGLLGPTYETPAEVRMLERLGVDAVGMSTVPEVIVARAVGMRAVAVSCITNKAAGLSHQALSHAEVMDAGRAVAGRFESLITEFVRRLPDGG
- the add gene encoding adenosine deaminase, with the protein product MSLSDINIDDTTLAELIRRLPKAELHCHLDGSLRSSTLMELSAARGITLPAATPDALASWMRVDDARNLEEYLARFDVTLAVMQTVAELERVAYEFVVDAALDGVRYIEARFCPALNTREGLRVDEVMDAVLRGLSRGERESGTVARVIVCALRSFPWPHAMEMAELAVAYRDRGVVAFDLAGGELGNPAHVHAQAFDFARNANLAVTVHAGEGDGATSIAEAVHRCATDRIGHGTRLQEDATLESYVVDRRIPLEVCPTSNVQTRVAHTFAEHPLARYVALGAVVTINTDNRLMSGVSLSDEFRHCVTQLRFDAGTIASLALNAFDASFLPWADRQRLRRDAVRDLDLWMQNASSVFVAHPTASQGVGA